One Pelodiscus sinensis isolate JC-2024 unplaced genomic scaffold, ASM4963464v1 ctg34, whole genome shotgun sequence DNA segment encodes these proteins:
- the LOC142823801 gene encoding cdc42 effector protein 2-like: protein MPAKTPIYLKTSTPKRGRRPRLRDVLSSDMISPPLGDFRHSAHIGPAGEADMFGELSFLAGQYDLLPGLGRRLASQSAQAVGRELGAAAAGHGLLKSAVSLPAFGGAPCREPAPPKPPRLHLEQLPAGQRSMSVSCAEGCFHGAQGLAFSAIAHYDPLPSSVSFSASQGSFSGSWGPDYSAPAPTDAPQASPCSPGGSVPRSESLLALDLDLGPSMLDDVLRIMEEYKLPATKAL from the coding sequence ATGCCGGCCAAGACCCCCATCTACCTGAAGACCTCGACGCCGAAGCGGGGCCGGAGGCCGCGGCTGCGGGACGTGCTCTCGAGCGACATGATCAGCCCGCCGCTGGGCGACTTCCGGCACAGCGCCCACATCGGGCCGGCGGGCGAGGCCGACATGTTCGGGGAGCTCTCCTTCCTGGCCGGCCAGTACGACCTGCTGCCGGGCCTGGGGCGCCGCCTGGCCTCACAGAGCGCCCAGGCCGTGGGCCGCGAGCTGGGCGCAGCCGCCGCCGGGCACGGCCTGCTGAAGAGCGCTGTCTCCCTGCCCGCCTTCGGGGGGGCCCCGTGCCGGGAGCCGGCGCCCCCCAAGCCGCCCCGCTTgcacctggagcagctgcccGCCGGCCAGCGGTCCATGTCTGTGAGCTGCGCCGAGGGCTGTTTCCATGGTGCCCAGGGCCTGGCCTTCTCCGCCATCGCTCACTATGACCCGCTGCCCTCCTCCGTCTCCTTCTCCGCCTCCCAGGGCTCCTTCTCGGGCAGCTGGGGCCCAGACTACAGCGCCCCGGCTCCCACGGACGCCCCCCAGGCATCCCCCTGCTCCCCGGGGGGCTCTGTCCCCCGCTCCGAGTCCCTGCTGGCACTGGACCTCGACCTGGGGCCCTCCATGCTGGACGACGTGCTGCGGATCATGGAGGAGTACAAGCTGCCGGCCACCAAAGCTCTCTAG
- the PPP1R14A gene encoding protein phosphatase 1 regulatory subunit 14A, which produces MAANRVGRRLGRGSPVRSLGSPRAEPARSPGIQRRQARVTVKYDRRELQRRLDTEQWIDGRLEELYRGREAEIPDEVNIDELLELETDEARAAQLQGILKSCHSNTQAFVQELLRKLQGLQKQQALRQPSPDIQEQA; this is translated from the exons ATGGCTGCGAACCGGGTGGGCAGGCGGCTGGGGCGGGGGTCCCCGGTGCGCTCCCTGGGCAGCCCGCGGGCGGAGCCGGCCCGGAGCCCCGGCATCCAGCGGCGCCAGGCCCGGGTGACGGTGAAGTACGACCGGCGGGAGCTGCAGCGGCGGCTGGACACCGAGCAGTGGATCGACGGGCGCCTGGAGGAGCTGTACCGGGGCCGG GAGGCAGAGATCCCGGATGAAGTGAACATTGACGAGCTGCTGGAACTGGAGACGGACGAGGCGCGGGCTGCGCAGCTGCAG GGCATCCTGAAGTCCTGCCACAGTAACACGCAG GCCTTCGTGCAGGAGCTGCTCCGCAAGCTGCAAGGGCTGCAGAAGCAGCAGGCCCTCCGGCAGCCCAGCCCAGACATCCAGGAGCAAGCGTGA